In Candidatus Bathyarchaeia archaeon, one DNA window encodes the following:
- a CDS encoding MFS transporter yields the protein MKRHDETDENSKELKVVYVRSVANSLGVNMINPFVGPYAVKELGASSSDMGWLQSVSNISNNVMQFFWGRLSDRIGRRVPFIVAGGLIVALLWVPLLFLNSASQLVLLIALQALLGSMATPAWMALIGDLVPHDRLGRVNATINMWASVGSLTAILASGIIMTGIGGTLREQIIIPVAVASAFGLISSLVMVRVKEKRRNNTADKPFIADLLAVIRLAENSRDFIRYCTCSAIFNFFMSIAWPLFAITQVKVLGASMLEIALLNVVQGFFTIVFIRWAGRLADTVGRKPLLLLVRFGYVTVPLAYAFSPNMYVLIAIGAFWGTLAAFEQVSVMTYLLDVTPEMHRGSFTAFYNLLIGTVTFFGSLMGGYLSDLTTSVYGLVLGLQIVYMVSAFGRAVGAATFLKLRETLKGKSA from the coding sequence ATGAAGAGGCATGACGAGACCGATGAGAATTCAAAGGAGTTAAAGGTGGTTTACGTCCGTTCAGTAGCCAACTCCCTCGGCGTTAACATGATAAACCCGTTTGTGGGGCCGTATGCGGTTAAGGAGTTAGGTGCCTCCTCCTCAGATATGGGTTGGCTTCAGTCCGTCAGCAACATCTCAAACAATGTTATGCAGTTCTTCTGGGGGAGACTAAGCGACAGGATTGGGCGAAGGGTTCCCTTCATCGTCGCTGGCGGCTTAATTGTGGCTCTGCTTTGGGTTCCGCTGCTCTTCCTAAACTCTGCAAGCCAACTTGTGCTCTTAATAGCCCTTCAGGCGCTTTTGGGTTCAATGGCTACACCCGCTTGGATGGCGTTGATCGGCGATCTAGTGCCCCACGATCGCTTGGGAAGAGTTAATGCCACAATAAACATGTGGGCTTCCGTGGGCAGCTTGACGGCTATCCTGGCTTCCGGAATAATCATGACGGGTATAGGCGGAACACTGCGGGAGCAGATTATAATTCCAGTGGCTGTTGCATCGGCCTTTGGACTAATATCCTCACTTGTAATGGTTCGGGTGAAAGAGAAACGCAGAAACAACACGGCAGATAAGCCCTTCATTGCAGACCTGCTTGCCGTCATAAGGCTTGCGGAAAACTCTAGGGACTTTATTAGATACTGCACGTGCAGCGCCATCTTCAACTTCTTCATGTCAATTGCTTGGCCACTGTTCGCCATAACCCAAGTTAAGGTTTTAGGCGCGTCGATGCTGGAAATCGCGCTGCTCAACGTGGTGCAAGGATTCTTCACAATAGTCTTCATAAGATGGGCTGGACGTCTCGCAGACACCGTGGGCAGAAAACCCCTACTACTGCTTGTCAGATTCGGCTACGTTACAGTGCCATTAGCCTATGCCTTCTCGCCAAACATGTATGTCCTAATAGCCATAGGCGCCTTTTGGGGCACCCTCGCCGCCTTTGAACAAGTGTCTGTGATGACGTATCTGCTTGATGTTACGCCTGAAATGCACAGGGGAAGCTTCACAGCCTTCTACAACCTTCTGATTGGAACAGTCACCTTCTTCGGCTCTCTGATGGGCGGATACCTTTCCGACCTTACAACAAGCGTGTATGGGCTGGTTTTAGGCTTACAGATAGTCTACATGGTTTCGGCGTTCGGTCGAGCAGTGGGCGCCGCCACGTTCCTCAAACTTAGGGAGACGTTGAAGGGGAAAAGCGCATAG
- the amrS gene encoding AmmeMemoRadiSam system radical SAM enzyme yields the protein MSSPPNHPTIRESIFYEKLAGNKVRCTLCERLCEISEGRLGFCRTRRNFGGKLYTLVYGDLSAIESRPIEIKPFFHYWPGSTALTFSTWSCNFDCAWCQNFHLSKAYPKPEKAVYIPPEKVAKWAVEGGDAGLCASFQEPTLLADWVIDAFSVGKCMGVKYCCFVSNGYMTLEALKILHKAGLDGLKIDVKGVPDTYMRFCGGVDVEKVWRNARKAKQMGIHVEIVNLVVSGVNDDENALMWVIEKHLENVGPETPLHFTRYFPAYKFHNPPTRVETLEKAYRMARKAGVLYPYIGNVAGHPYENTYCPNCGKTLIKRYGYTVLEYAITGDNKCPKCGTAIPIAGEYLGRGSMRFSPSTSP from the coding sequence ATGAGCAGCCCGCCCAATCATCCAACCATTCGGGAATCAATTTTCTACGAGAAGCTTGCAGGTAACAAGGTTAGATGCACTCTATGCGAAAGACTATGCGAAATATCAGAGGGACGGTTGGGTTTCTGCAGAACCCGCAGAAATTTCGGCGGCAAACTTTACACTCTTGTTTATGGGGATTTAAGCGCCATTGAAAGCCGCCCAATAGAGATAAAGCCCTTCTTCCATTATTGGCCGGGCTCCACCGCCCTAACGTTTTCCACTTGGTCATGCAACTTTGACTGTGCTTGGTGCCAAAACTTCCACTTGTCAAAGGCTTATCCGAAACCAGAGAAAGCCGTTTACATTCCACCGGAAAAAGTTGCCAAGTGGGCTGTTGAAGGCGGCGACGCCGGTTTATGTGCGAGTTTTCAAGAGCCCACGCTTCTAGCCGACTGGGTTATTGACGCCTTCAGTGTTGGCAAATGTATGGGAGTAAAGTATTGCTGTTTTGTTTCAAACGGCTACATGACCCTTGAAGCCTTGAAGATTCTCCATAAAGCTGGATTGGATGGACTTAAGATCGACGTAAAGGGGGTTCCGGATACATACATGCGGTTTTGCGGAGGTGTCGACGTGGAGAAAGTTTGGAGAAACGCCCGGAAAGCCAAGCAGATGGGCATTCACGTTGAAATCGTGAACCTTGTTGTAAGCGGGGTAAACGATGATGAGAATGCCTTGATGTGGGTTATTGAGAAGCACCTGGAAAATGTTGGACCTGAAACCCCGCTCCATTTCACCCGCTATTTTCCAGCCTACAAGTTTCATAACCCACCAACAAGGGTGGAGACCTTGGAGAAGGCGTATAGAATGGCTAGGAAGGCTGGAGTTTTATATCCATACATTGGAAACGTGGCTGGTCACCCCTATGAGAACACGTATTGCCCAAACTGCGGAAAAACTCTCATAAAAAGGTACGGCTACACGGTTCTGGAATATGCCATAACCGGTGACAACAAATGCCCAAAATGTGGGACGGCAATCCCCATAGCTGGAGAATATTTGGGGAGGGGTTCTATGCGCTTTTCCCCTTCAACGTCTCCCTAA
- the thiL gene encoding thiamine-phosphate kinase: MRLRDIGERKAIALILKHLEAMPQMAVPFGDDVSAYPLDDELFVLKTDMLVGMTDVPKGMSLWQAARKAVVMNVSDFAAKGVKPLAALASLGLPEKTTGKELEEIAEGLNAGAREYGVYILGGDTNEASDLVIGISMFGTAKRDSLMLRSGAKPGDIVAVTGFFGKTSAGLKILMESFKAPEEIRSGLLEAVLMPKARLKEGLALSVCGAVTAAIDSSDGLAWSLHEIADASNVGFVIDNVPVAAEAARFAELNGLDPIELALYGGEEYELVLTVKPQFWSVAEEAVRKAGGTLIRIGEATATRKVLLEVDGERRVIEPRGWEHFRRHGK, translated from the coding sequence TTGCGGTTAAGGGATATAGGCGAAAGGAAGGCGATAGCCCTTATTTTGAAGCATTTGGAGGCTATGCCGCAGATGGCTGTCCCCTTCGGCGATGATGTCTCAGCTTATCCATTGGACGATGAGCTTTTCGTCTTAAAAACAGATATGTTGGTGGGCATGACGGATGTCCCAAAGGGCATGAGTCTGTGGCAGGCTGCCCGCAAGGCTGTCGTCATGAATGTCAGCGATTTCGCCGCTAAAGGTGTGAAGCCCCTCGCCGCCCTCGCCTCGCTGGGTCTGCCAGAGAAAACCACTGGAAAAGAGCTTGAGGAGATAGCTGAAGGCTTAAATGCTGGAGCCCGCGAATACGGCGTTTATATTCTCGGCGGAGACACCAATGAAGCTTCAGACCTTGTGATAGGCATTTCAATGTTCGGCACAGCTAAAAGGGACTCCCTAATGCTGCGGAGCGGAGCCAAACCCGGCGACATAGTGGCTGTTACGGGCTTTTTCGGAAAAACCTCAGCTGGATTGAAAATTCTTATGGAGAGCTTTAAGGCGCCTGAAGAAATTCGCAGCGGGCTCTTGGAGGCTGTTTTAATGCCTAAAGCCCGTTTAAAGGAGGGCTTAGCCTTAAGTGTATGTGGCGCGGTCACAGCCGCCATCGACTCAAGCGATGGGCTTGCATGGAGCCTTCATGAGATTGCAGATGCCAGCAATGTGGGCTTCGTAATAGACAATGTTCCAGTAGCCGCTGAGGCTGCGAGGTTTGCCGAGCTGAACGGCTTAGACCCCATCGAGCTTGCCCTTTACGGTGGGGAGGAATACGAGCTTGTTTTAACAGTGAAGCCGCAATTTTGGAGCGTGGCGGAAGAAGCCGTTAGAAAGGCTGGGGGAACGCTGATTAGAATTGGAGAGGCTACAGCCACTAGAAAAGTGCTTCTGGAGGTTGATGGCGAAAGGCGGGTCATAGAGCCCAGAGGCTGGGAGCACTTTCGAAGGCATGGGAAATGA
- a CDS encoding ECF transporter S component: MGADGVLRRGYWLLVFGGLMFALSSFFEAAYVLHQLGFSFLQEVGLPSSVKMFLSICIFLGLTSATLAFASAYFQWKGFSRIGGVSGACASVLALLNIVVPFAYGYEAYQVFAFGTVLGVCLTAAGVELASHVPGMGWRGPLLTSREVAVVAVLSAVYAALIVVVKFPSPTGGYTHIGDLVVFAAALLFGYRVGGLVGVVGAVAADFYVGYERWFVSILAHGLEGLVPGFARGKSIIVQAAACVVGGFLMATTYFIINVFIKGYPAALISYIRDLFVQAGISIVVGLAVVRAVRRAVPQLR; this comes from the coding sequence ATGGGCGCGGATGGTGTGTTGAGGCGTGGTTATTGGCTTCTGGTTTTCGGCGGTTTAATGTTTGCGTTGTCATCCTTTTTTGAGGCAGCTTACGTTCTTCATCAGCTGGGCTTTTCATTCCTTCAGGAGGTTGGGCTTCCATCCTCCGTGAAGATGTTTCTGAGCATTTGTATTTTCTTGGGCTTGACCTCTGCAACTTTGGCTTTTGCCAGTGCATATTTTCAGTGGAAGGGTTTCTCTCGGATTGGTGGCGTTTCCGGTGCATGTGCCTCTGTCTTAGCGCTGTTAAATATCGTGGTGCCCTTCGCTTATGGTTATGAAGCCTATCAGGTTTTCGCTTTTGGAACCGTTTTGGGCGTTTGCCTCACGGCTGCCGGCGTGGAGTTGGCCAGCCATGTTCCAGGTATGGGTTGGCGGGGTCCCCTGTTGACGAGCAGGGAGGTTGCCGTTGTAGCTGTGCTTTCAGCCGTTTATGCTGCGTTAATAGTTGTGGTGAAGTTTCCTTCGCCGACAGGGGGATACACGCACATCGGCGATCTTGTCGTTTTTGCGGCGGCTCTGCTTTTTGGGTATAGGGTTGGCGGCCTCGTTGGAGTTGTGGGCGCCGTGGCTGCGGATTTCTATGTGGGTTATGAACGGTGGTTTGTCTCCATCCTCGCCCATGGCCTTGAGGGCTTGGTTCCCGGATTTGCTAGGGGAAAATCCATCATTGTTCAGGCTGCTGCGTGTGTTGTTGGCGGTTTCTTGATGGCGACCACGTATTTCATCATAAATGTGTTCATAAAGGGTTATCCAGCAGCCCTAATCTCGTATATACGGGATCTGTTTGTGCAGGCGGGCATATCAATAGTTGTTGGTTTAGCTGTTGTTAGGGCTGTGAGGAGGGCTGTTCCCCAGCTTCGATAG
- a CDS encoding metalloregulator ArsR/SmtB family transcription factor — MPKQKINERLMRLVVSGLCPYEDPSKYEEELKELADTVAGVDQAEKQCKIFKALADVHRLRILKLLEVREMCVCEIMIALGLTQPTASHHLGILENAGLIKGRKEGKWVFYKIAKPELMRILQELDKGQDT; from the coding sequence ATGCCTAAACAAAAAATTAATGAAAGGCTCATGCGGCTGGTGGTTTCTGGACTTTGCCCCTACGAGGACCCATCAAAATATGAGGAAGAATTAAAGGAACTTGCCGACACTGTTGCAGGCGTTGACCAAGCCGAAAAGCAATGCAAGATTTTCAAGGCTTTGGCAGACGTGCATAGGCTAAGAATCCTAAAACTTTTAGAAGTGAGGGAAATGTGCGTCTGCGAAATTATGATAGCCCTTGGATTGACACAGCCAACGGCTTCACATCACCTTGGAATACTGGAAAACGCGGGGCTTATAAAGGGGAGAAAAGAAGGAAAATGGGTCTTCTACAAGATTGCAAAACCAGAATTAATGCGAATTTTACAAGAATTAGACAAAGGGCAAGACACCTAA
- a CDS encoding (Fe-S)-binding protein — protein MSEDFAELLFTDVIVKKIEIREISPCTADPERIKFLAQADKPLEDVLPILYLAIPNAKYSEKLGALSYMHQQHLITIFANGRISMTYVKDRDEANRLVEEARRLINRAFMYLKTHGKPSREMIQAKKELTPVKIYELLPKTNCKACGEQGCFAFATKLLNGEKRLQECTPLDSKEHIACKFQIEKMVSPIRLK, from the coding sequence ATGAGTGAAGATTTCGCTGAACTCCTCTTCACAGATGTAATCGTCAAAAAGATTGAGATTAGGGAGATTTCGCCTTGTACGGCTGATCCGGAAAGGATTAAGTTTTTGGCGCAGGCTGACAAGCCCTTGGAGGATGTCTTGCCAATTCTCTATTTGGCTATTCCTAACGCGAAATACTCTGAAAAGCTCGGCGCACTAAGCTACATGCACCAGCAACACTTGATAACAATTTTTGCCAACGGCCGAATCAGCATGACATATGTCAAAGACAGAGATGAGGCGAACCGCCTTGTTGAGGAGGCTAGGCGACTGATAAACCGTGCTTTTATGTATCTAAAAACTCATGGGAAGCCAAGCCGAGAAATGATTCAAGCCAAAAAGGAGTTAACCCCAGTGAAGATTTACGAGCTGTTGCCGAAAACAAACTGTAAAGCGTGCGGGGAACAAGGCTGTTTCGCCTTTGCAACCAAACTTTTAAATGGAGAAAAAAGGCTGCAGGAATGCACACCGCTAGACTCTAAGGAACACATCGCATGCAAGTTTCAGATAGAGAAAATGGTAAGCCCAATTAGGCTGAAGTAG
- a CDS encoding ferredoxin family protein has translation MSEGVVKQTWRGIPREEINWHPTVDPELCIGCGICVLNCGKNVYRFDYDKNVAVVANPMNCMVGCTTCQNTCPQHAISFPPLSYIHKIIKKKGIIQRGREELLENKAKYAVK, from the coding sequence GTGTCCGAAGGCGTTGTCAAACAGACTTGGCGAGGTATACCTCGCGAGGAGATAAACTGGCATCCAACTGTTGACCCAGAGCTTTGCATAGGATGTGGCATATGCGTATTAAACTGTGGGAAAAACGTTTACCGGTTTGACTATGATAAAAACGTGGCTGTTGTTGCAAATCCCATGAACTGCATGGTGGGATGCACCACATGCCAAAACACTTGCCCGCAACATGCCATTAGCTTTCCACCACTATCTTACATTCATAAAATCATAAAGAAAAAGGGGATAATCCAACGCGGTAGGGAGGAACTACTAGAGAATAAGGCAAAGTACGCAGTCAAGTGA
- a CDS encoding thioredoxin family protein yields MPVKVEVFTSEPPCSGGRLLLKLIEKIKEEYKDKIEVEIYRGMNPKLNEYGINASPAIVIDKDIRIVGVCPSEETFREALREAGVQ; encoded by the coding sequence ATGCCGGTGAAAGTTGAGGTTTTCACTTCTGAGCCACCATGCTCCGGCGGAAGATTACTCCTCAAACTCATAGAGAAAATCAAAGAGGAGTATAAGGACAAAATCGAGGTTGAAATCTACCGTGGAATGAACCCGAAGCTAAACGAGTACGGCATAAACGCAAGCCCCGCCATAGTCATCGACAAGGACATACGCATAGTGGGCGTTTGCCCAAGCGAAGAAACATTCAGGGAAGCATTAAGAGAGGCAGGTGTTCAGTAG
- a CDS encoding thioredoxin family protein, whose product MVVKVEVFTAEPPCAGCLKLLEYADLIKAKYGDRVEVIKHIGPCEEFSRYGLTVVPAMVFNEGKIKIMGVCPSMKTIEAALKEMGV is encoded by the coding sequence ATGGTTGTGAAGGTTGAAGTTTTCACGGCTGAACCGCCATGTGCGGGCTGCCTAAAACTCTTGGAATATGCAGATTTGATTAAGGCGAAGTATGGCGACAGAGTGGAGGTGATAAAGCATATTGGACCATGCGAGGAGTTCAGCAGATACGGCTTGACAGTGGTTCCGGCTATGGTCTTCAACGAGGGCAAAATTAAGATTATGGGCGTTTGTCCGAGCATGAAGACTATTGAGGCTGCGCTTAAGGAAATGGGGGTTTAA
- a CDS encoding metalloregulator ArsR/SmtB family transcription factor, producing the protein MKDIDKFRAKIFNALADPVRLKILEFLRGGERCVCEIVPYVGIAQPLVSRHLAILKKCGLVKDRREGNRRFYSVTNPAIFRAIDAIDANFVDALVRNVVEQIA; encoded by the coding sequence ATGAAAGACATCGATAAGTTTAGGGCTAAAATCTTCAACGCGCTTGCCGACCCTGTTAGGCTTAAGATCCTCGAGTTCTTACGCGGTGGCGAGCGATGTGTCTGCGAAATTGTCCCTTATGTGGGTATAGCCCAGCCGCTGGTTTCTAGACATTTGGCTATTTTGAAAAAATGCGGGCTTGTCAAGGACAGAAGGGAAGGAAATAGGCGTTTCTATTCAGTGACTAATCCAGCCATTTTTAGGGCAATTGATGCCATTGACGCCAATTTTGTGGATGCACTTGTTAGAAATGTTGTTGAACAGATAGCCTAG
- a CDS encoding thioredoxin family protein yields the protein MKEVKVEVIGPEPPCMRCQAAKKAVEKAAEKLRQAGVMVNIEKANIMSKETVQKYGVLVSPAIAINNTVKVMGRVPSPEEVEKLIMEAAK from the coding sequence GTGAAAGAAGTTAAAGTGGAGGTTATTGGGCCCGAACCGCCTTGCATGCGTTGCCAAGCAGCGAAAAAGGCCGTGGAAAAAGCGGCTGAAAAGCTTAGGCAGGCTGGTGTTATGGTGAACATTGAAAAAGCCAACATAATGTCAAAAGAAACTGTTCAAAAATACGGCGTATTGGTTTCGCCGGCCATAGCCATAAACAACACAGTAAAAGTCATGGGGCGGGTTCCAAGCCCAGAAGAAGTTGAAAAACTAATAATGGAAGCAGCGAAATAG
- a CDS encoding permease, translating into MDEKTKRAVRTGILLAFFIIVIGLLIYSRVTAKPTKETFRDKLDALGLWETPLVYLAIPALYIADYFSHAWICLLFAFGVAGLIYEFVPKETITKYMGKGKVFGYFLALGMAPFLTVCSCTMVPLFGGVLYAGAGIGPAITFLLMAPAANILTILMTGEMISWEIAGVRIIVSAAVALIAGLIVSKTPWGKAVEKEFQIADSAAVSAKVEIVKPPLDERLWAALKFAGYLAKQILPFFILGLIVVGYLSAFIPEKIVETYLTGVSGVLIASVLGGPLYTPTLVEVALGQELFSKGMSKGALLSWLMGQPYDFANAMAVSRIAKWKVVATYVIIAWAGSVTFGLLYGFLSGSL; encoded by the coding sequence ATGGATGAAAAGACGAAAAGGGCTGTTCGAACGGGCATCCTTCTAGCCTTCTTTATAATTGTTATAGGCCTTCTAATATACAGTCGAGTTACAGCTAAGCCTACAAAGGAAACATTTAGAGATAAACTGGACGCGCTCGGCTTATGGGAGACTCCACTTGTATATTTGGCAATCCCAGCGTTATATATTGCTGACTACTTCAGCCACGCTTGGATATGCCTTCTCTTTGCATTTGGTGTCGCTGGTTTAATTTACGAGTTTGTACCAAAAGAGACCATAACAAAGTATATGGGAAAGGGAAAAGTTTTTGGATACTTTTTGGCTCTTGGGATGGCGCCTTTTCTAACGGTTTGCTCATGCACAATGGTTCCACTTTTCGGCGGAGTTCTATACGCCGGGGCTGGAATAGGCCCTGCAATCACATTTCTTCTGATGGCGCCAGCAGCAAACATCCTAACAATTCTAATGACTGGTGAAATGATTTCGTGGGAAATAGCCGGAGTGCGCATAATAGTGTCTGCAGCAGTAGCCTTAATCGCAGGCCTAATTGTTTCCAAAACGCCGTGGGGCAAAGCTGTCGAAAAAGAGTTCCAAATAGCCGATTCCGCTGCGGTTTCGGCGAAGGTGGAAATTGTTAAGCCACCTTTGGATGAGAGGCTTTGGGCGGCGCTTAAGTTCGCCGGATACTTGGCAAAACAGATTCTGCCATTCTTCATCCTTGGCCTTATAGTGGTGGGCTATCTTTCGGCATTCATTCCAGAAAAAATCGTTGAAACATACCTAACGGGTGTTTCAGGCGTTTTGATAGCATCAGTTCTCGGTGGCCCACTGTATACGCCAACCCTCGTCGAAGTCGCATTAGGGCAGGAATTGTTTAGTAAGGGCATGTCAAAAGGCGCCTTGCTAAGCTGGCTCATGGGGCAGCCCTACGACTTCGCCAACGCCATGGCCGTCTCAAGAATAGCCAAATGGAAGGTTGTAGCCACATACGTGATAATCGCTTGGGCTGGAAGCGTAACCTTCGGACTACTCTACGGCTTTTTAAGCGGGTCGCTGTAG